The following coding sequences lie in one Apium graveolens cultivar Ventura chromosome 1, ASM990537v1, whole genome shotgun sequence genomic window:
- the LOC141673926 gene encoding uncharacterized protein LOC141673926, which translates to MVRPLQIQVGDHHLDSSVGLAIGLFVSASMVATLCAKHARRVSRNCSANSITKDHDQSSPHSKQGNYDQEVVPKSPLRSPKKFITSISNKAITPFLMYQKKSGDGDDDQSSKGEKLLEEEGFGEGGLWQKDILMGEKCQPHEFSGVIYYDRDGKQISELPPRSPRASTHVPAFSFPVLANDQN; encoded by the coding sequence ATGGTTCGTCCGTTACAAATACAAGTAGGTGATCATCACTTGGACAGTTCCGTAGGGCTAGCAATCGGCTTATTTGTGTCTGCTTCGATGGTAGCTACGTTATGCGCCAAGCATGCACGACGAGTTTCGAGAAATTGCTCTGCTAATTCAATAACCAAAGATCATGATCAGTCTTCGCCTCATAGCAAGCAAGGAAATTATGATCAAGAAGTGGTTCCAAAGTCACCTCTGAGGTCTCCAAAGAAGTTCATTACAAGTATAAGCAATAAGGCTATTACTCCTTTCTTGATGTACCAGAAAAAGAGCGGTGATGGCGACGATGATCAGTCATCGAAAGGCGAAAAATTGTTAGAAGAGGAGGGGTTTGGAGAAGGAGGGTTGTGGCAGAAGGATATACTGATGGGAGAAAAATGCCAGCCGCATGAGTTCTCTGGTGTGATTTATTATGATCGTGATGGTAAACAAATTTCGGAGTTGCCACCAAGATCACCTCGAGCTAGTACTCACGTTCCAGCCTTTTCTTTTCCGGTGTTGGCTAATGACCAAAACTAG